A part of Bubalus bubalis isolate 160015118507 breed Murrah chromosome 6, NDDB_SH_1, whole genome shotgun sequence genomic DNA contains:
- the S100A13 gene encoding protein S100-A13: MAAEPLTELEAAIETVVTTFFTFAGREGRKGSLSVNEFKELVTQQLPHLLKDVGSLDEKMKSLDVNQDSELKFSEYWRLIGELAKEIRKEKALEIRKK; the protein is encoded by the exons ATGGCAGCCGAGCCACTCACTGAGCTGGAGGCGGCCATTGAGACAGTGGTCACCACCTTCTTCACCTTCGCAGGGCGGGAAGGCAGAAAAGGCAGCCTCAGCGTCAATGAGTTTAAGGAACTGGTCACTCAGCAGTTGCCTCACCTGCTCAAG GATGTGGGCTCCTTAGATGAGAAGATGAAGAGCTTGGATGTGAATCAGGACTCAGAGCTCAAGTTCAGCGAGTACTGGAGGCTGATTGGGGAGCTGGCAAAGGAGATTAGGAAAGAGAAGGCCCTGGAGATCCGGAAGAAGTGA
- the S100A1 gene encoding protein S100-A1, giving the protein MGSELETAMETLINVFHAHSGKEGDKYKLSKKELKELLQTELSGFLDAQKDADAVDKVMKELDENGDGEVDFQEYVVLVAALTVACNNFFWENS; this is encoded by the exons ATGGGCTCTGAGCTGGAGACGGCGATGGAGACTCTCATCAATGTGTTCCACGCCCACTCGGGCAAAGAGGGAGACAAGTACAAGCTGAGCAAGAAGGAGCTGAAAGAGCTGCTGCAGACGGAGCTCTCCGGCTTCCTGGAT GCCCAGAAGGATGCAGACGCTGTGGACAAGGTGATGAAGGAGCTGGATGAGAATGGAGATGGAGAGGTGGACTTCCAGGAGTATGTGGTGCTGGTGGCTGCCCTCACGGTGGCCTGCAACAACTTCTTCTGGGAGAACAGTTGA
- the S100A14 gene encoding protein S100-A14, protein MGQCRSANAEDAQELSDVERAIETLIKNFHQYSVEGGKETLTPSELRDLVTQQLPHLMPSNCGLEEKIANLGNCNDSKLEFGSFWELIGEAAKSVKLENAVQGS, encoded by the exons ATGGGACAGTGTCGGTCAGCCAACGCTGAG GATGCCCAGGAACTCAGTGATGTGGAGAGGGCCATTGAGACCCTGATCAAGAATTTCCACCAGTATTCGgtggagggtgggaaggagacACTGACTCCCTCCGAGCTCCGGGACCTGGTCACCCAGCAGCTGCCCCACCTCATGCCG AGCAACTGTGGGCTGGAAGAGAAAATTGCCAACTTGGGCAACTGTAACGACTCTAAACTGGAGTTCGGGAGCTTCTGGGAGCTGATTGGAGAAGCAGCCAAGAGTGTGAAGCTGGAGAATGCTGTCCAGGGGAGCTGA